From one Rosa rugosa chromosome 4, drRosRugo1.1, whole genome shotgun sequence genomic stretch:
- the LOC133742408 gene encoding WPP domain-interacting tail-anchored protein 1-like has protein sequence MWLQHAVATAEASQEKQNMLNSTIMHMENVIKDLKQKVSNAESQADSVEEKCIIISESNAALNDKVSFLTGRLKCMEAALYQAEEAKIATATVIEYIALLLIEYIANESGHIFQAVFIGDAIFLIDV, from the exons ATGTGGTTGCAACATGCAGTGGCAACTGCTGAAGCTAGCCAGGAGAAACAAAACATGTTGAATTCGACTATCATGCATATGGAAAATGTGATAAAGGATCTAAAGCAGAAGGTTTCAAACGCTGAAAGTCAAGCTGACAGTGTAGAGGAAAAGTGTATAATAATATCAGAATCCAATGCAGCACTAAATGATAAAGTAAGCTTTCTGACGGGTAGATTGAAATGCATGGAGGCAGCTTTGTATCAAGCGGAGGAAGCAAAAATAGCTACTGCAACTGTTATTGAGTACATTGCACTGTTATTAATTGAGTACATTGCAAATGAATCTGGTCACATATTTCAAGCAGTTTTCATTGGAGATGCAATTTTCCTGATAG ATGTTTAG
- the LOC133745123 gene encoding coatomer subunit delta, with amino-acid sequence MVVLAASVINKSGKVLVSRQFMDMSRIRIEGLLAAFPKLVGTGKQHTYVETENVRYVYQPIEALYLLLVTNKQSNILEDLETLRLLSKLVPEYALSLDEEGICRTAFELIFAFDEVISLGHKENVTVAQVKQYCEMESHEEKLHKLVMQSKINETKDVMKRKASEIDKSKIDRSRGEKGGFGPLQSMGSGRIESAFSEMSLSSTGSGFGSGSGLGATADFETFSSKAKGRPPSSATAPPKGLGMQLGKSQRTNQFLESLKAEGEVILEDVQPKAGQSKSVAPPLTDPVTLNVEEKLNVTLKRDGGVSNFDVQGTLSLQILNQEDGHIQVQIETGGNPGILFKTHPNMNKELFSNENILGLKDPNRPFPTGQAGDAAGVGLLKWRMQSQDESLVPLQINCWPSVSGNETYVNIEYDASSMFDLRNVVISVPLPALREAPVVKEIHGEWRYDARNSVLEWSILLIDNSNRSGSMEFVVPPADSNVFFPISVRFSATSTFSDLKVVNILPLKGGAPPKFAQRTQLLTENYQVV; translated from the exons ATG GTTGTTCTTGCGGCTTCCGTTATAAACAAGTCTGGGAAAG TGCTTGTTTCGAGGCAGTTTATGGATATGTCTCGTATAAGGATTGAGGGTCTTCTTGCGGCTTTCCCTAAGTTGGTAGGCACTGGAAAACAACATACATATGTCGAGACGGAAAATGTGCGCTATGTTTACCAGCCAATAGAAGCTTTGTATTTGCTTCTAGTTACAAACAAGCAGAGCAATATCTTAGAAGATTTGGAGACTTTGAGGCTGCTCTCTAAGCTT GTACCTGAATATGCATTGTCCCTAGATGAAGAGGGTATATGCAGGACAGCTTTCGAGTTGATTTTTGCTTTTGATGAAGTAATCTCTCTTGGGCACAAGGAGAATGTGACTGTTGCACAGGTGAAGCAGTACTGTGAGATGGAGAGTCATGAAGAGAAGCTTCACAAGCTCGTAATGCAGAGCAAGATAAATGAGACCAAGGATGTTATGAAGCGTAAAGCCAGTGAGATTGACAAAAGCAAG ATTGATAGGAGCAGAGGTGAAAAGGGAGGATTTGGGCCTTTGCAGTCAATGGGTTCTGGAAGAATTGAGAGTGCCTTTAGTGAGATGAGCTTATCCAGCACTGGAAGTGGTTTTGGAAGTGGTTCTGGTTTGGGAGCGACCGCTGATTTTGAAACATTTTCTTCGAAGGCCAAAG GCCGTCCACCTTCATCTGCCACAGCTCCGCCAAAGGGTTTAGGCATGCAGCTTGGAAAATCACAAAGGACCAACCAATTTTTAGAGTCCTTAAAAGCGGAGGGAGAGGTGATTCTTGAAGATGTACAGCCAAAAGCAGGCCAGTCAAAGTCGGTTGCCCCACCTTTAACTGATCCCGTCACTTTGAATGTCGAAGAGAAACTTAATGTAACACTTAAACGTGATGGTGGAGTCAGTAACTTTGATGTTCAAGGAACATTATCCCTGCAAATTCTTAACCAAGAAGACGGGCATATCCAAGTCCAG ATTGAAACCGGTGGAAATCCTGGCATCCTTTTTAAAACTCATCCTAACATGAACAAAGAACTATTTTCTAATGAAAATATTCTAGGCTTGAAAGATCCTAATAGGCCTTTCCCCACTGGTCAAGCTGGTGATGCAGCAGGTGTTGGTCTTTTGAAATGGAGAATGCAGAGTCAAGATGAATCATTGGTGCCTCTACAAA TCAACTGTTGGCCCTCTGTTTCTGGAAATGAAACCTATGTCAACATTGAGTATGATGCTTCATCAATGTTCGATCTGCGAAATGTTGTCATTTCAGTACCTCTTCCAGCTCTCAGAGAGGCTCCAGTTGTGAAGGAGATTCATGGTGAATGGAG ATATGATGCAAGGAATTCAGTATTGGAGTGGTCTATACTTCTTATTGATAACTCAAACCGCAG TGGATCAATGGAGTTTGTTGTTCCTCCAGCAGACTCGAATGTATTCTTTCCCATTTCTGTGCGCTTCTCTGCCACTAGTACATTCAGTGACCTGAAG GTTGTGAATATCTTACCTCTGAAAGGTGGAGCCCCTCCCAAGTTCGCTCAGAGAACACAGTTGCTCACAGAGAACTACCAGGTGGTGTAA